The DNA window GCCCGAAGGTGCTCGCCGGGATCCTGCGAATCCTGGCGACCTGTTTCCTGCGGCCGGGCAGCGAATCCTACGCGGCCCAGAACGGGAGCTTCGGCATCGCCACCCTGCGCCGCGGGCACGTGAGCGTGAGCGGAAACCGGATTCGCTTCGACTTCCCGGGCAAGTCCGGTAAGCGACAGACGCGGGAGATCACCGACCGGCGGCTCGCGCGCCTCATCCGGGATCTCCTCCGGTATCCGGGCGAGGTGTTCAAGTTCCGCTCCGAGAGCGGCGACCTGGTCGACGTCCGCCGGCAGCACATCAACGAGTACATCAAGGCGACGATGGGGGAGCGGTTCAGCGCGAAGGATTTTCGCACGTGGGCCGGCTCTCTGCTCGCCGCGTGCGCCCTCGCGCGGGAGGGCGCCGTCCCGGGCGCGAGTCCGACCGAGCGCAAGCGCCGGATCGCCGCCGCGATCCGCGAGGTCGCCCACCACCTGGGGAACACCCCTGCGGTTTGCCGCTCCTCGTACGTCTTTCCAGCCGTGCTCCGGCGCTTCGAAGAGGGGCGCGTCATCCCGCACACGCTCGACAGCGTGGCGGAGCTCGCCGAGGGAGGCCGGATCCGCGTGGAGCGGTGCGAGCAGGCGCTCCTCCGGTTGCTGCGTGAAGCCGGCTCGAACCGCGGCGCCGCCAAGAAACGCCGGGCGCCCGTCGCGCGGAGGTCCCATGAGCCGGATCGATCTCTTGATCCTCCGGAATCCGGGCGCGTCGCGGTTTCCGGCTGAGGATCTCCGGGCCGCACTCGAGAAGGCCGTTCCTCCCGGCACTGCCCGCCACGATGCGGTGCTCCCGAACGACGAGGATCGAGCCACGTTCGCGTCGCGCGAGATCACGAGGGCGGTCGAGGCCGGGTGCCGCCGCGTCGTCGCGATCGGCGGGGATGGAACGGTCGGCCTGATCGCGGGCGCCGTGGTGCGCTCCGTGCCGCGGGGCCTCTCCGTCTCCCTCGGGATCGTCCCCGCGGGCACGGCCAACGTGCTCGCGCGTGAGCTGGGAATCCCACTCGGCCTCGAGGAGGCGATCGCGGTCGCGGTGGGCGAGGGGGAGACGATCGCGATCGACGCGATCGAGGCCGGAGAGCGGTTCGTGTTCACGCAGGTCGGAATCGGCCCCGACGCGCTCATGATCCGCAGCACCCCGCGCGAGGAACAGGAGCGGCGCGGGCGATGGGCCTACGTGCGCGCGTTCCTGCGCCTCGCGTTCCGGTACCGCCCCCGCCGCTTCACGATGATCGTGGACGGGACCGAGTTCCGGGCGCGCGCGTGGCAGGTGATCGCGGCGAACGCGGGGAGCGCCGCGTCCCCTCCGTTCCAGTGGGGCCCGGGAATCGATCCGACGGACCGCACGATCGACCTCTGCGTGTACGACGTCCGACGGGCGAGGGACTACGTCGTCCTCTTCTGGAGAGTCCTGCTCGGCCGGCACCGCCGGGATGCCTCGACCCGGTTCTTCCGGATCCACGAGGAGGCGACGATCGACTCCGACCTTCCGAGCCTCGTTCAGGGTGACGGCGAGATCCTCGGCCGGACTCCCATCCGGTTGCGCGTCGTCCCCGAGGCGCTGCGCGTGGTCGTCGCGGGACCGGTCGCGGACACCGTTCCGCTCGCCGACCTGCCGCGAGGTGCCGGAGCCACCGTGGAGCGGCAGGCGGCCGCCGCCGCGGTGGCGACGGAAGGAGCGACGGTCACCCAGGACGTGCGCACCATGGTGGCGACGCGCTACTCGCGAGCCTGGGTGCTGCAGGGACTCCTCCGCCACCCGGTGGCCGCGCTCGAGGCGTTCGACGCCGCCCTCTTTCTTCGCGCGAACGGGATGTTCCTGGGTCCGGTGTTCGACCGCGTGCTCACGACGACGTCCCGGCTCATGCACTACGGCGAGGGCTGGGCCCTCGCCGTGCTCGCGTGGATGGCGATCGACTTCCAGGAAGGGCTGCTCGTCGGTCTGGAGGCGCTCCCCGTTCTCTGGCTCACCATGCTCACCGTGAACTTCCCGCTCAAGAAGTTCTTCCGCCGCCGCCGGCCCTTCACCGCGTTCGTGAAGGCGCGAGTGCTGGGTCCGCGTCCCAGTGACTTCTCCTTTCCTTCGGGGCACTCGGCCGCCGCGTTCGCGGGAGCGTTCCTGCTCACCTCGCACGCGCCGGCCCTGTTCCCCGTCTTCTACTTCATCGCGACGGTCGTCGGTCTGTCGCGCGTCTACCTCGGAGTGCACTATCCGAGCGACGTGGTGATCGGAGCGGCCGCGGGCACCGCGCTCGCCGCGCTCTACCGCGCGTTGCTCCACGCGATCCTCGCGCTCGGCTGACGCCGGCGCCGCTCGAAAGGAGTCCCGCCATGCCTCAGAAGACACAGCCCAAGAAGAAGCTCCGTCCGCCGCAGGCGCAGCGGCGGCGTCCGGGGCTGGAACGTCCCATGAAGCCTCGCCCGCGCGCGGAGGAGCCCGAGGAGCGCGGTTCCGGAAAGCTCGGCGGGAAGGCCGCCGTCATCACGGGAGGCGACAGCGGCATCGGGCGCGCCGTCGCGATCGCGTTCGCGCGGGAGGGCGCCGACGTCGCGATCGTGTACCTCGACGAGCACGAGGACGCCCGCGAGACGCGGGAGCTCGTGGAGCGCCATGGCCGGCGCTGCCTGCTCTTCGCCGGTGACGTGGGGGAGGAGTCGTTCTGCCGCGACGTCGTCGAGCGGTCGGTGCGGGAGCTGGGCCGGCTCGACGTGCTCGTGAACAATGCCGCCGAGCAGCATCCCCGGGAGAGCATCGAGGAGATCTCCGAGGAGCAGCTGACGCGCACGTTTCGCACCAACATCTTCTCGTACTTCTTCATGACGAAGGCCGCGCTCCCGCATCTTCCGGAAGGCGGCACGATCGTGAACACGACCTCGGTCACCGCCTACCGGGGCAGCGGCCATCTGCTCGACTATGCGTCGACGAAGGGCGCGATCGTCGCGTTCACGCGCTCCCTCTCGCAGAGCCTCGCCGACCGCGGCATTCGCGTGAACGCCGTGGCGCCCGGGCCGATCTGGACCCCGCTCATCCCATCGACGTTCCCTCCCGAGAAGGTGGCGGAGTTCGGCTCGGACGTGCCCATGGGGCGAGCGGGCGAGCCCAAGGACGTCGCGCCCAGCTTCGTGTTCCTCGCCAGCCGCGATTCCGCATACATGTCCGGGCAGGTGCTCCATCCGAATGGAGGAGAGATCGTGAACGGATAAACGCTCATGAGCGGCACACGTGATGCTTGAGTACCGAGCAACGCCGGTCCGTGAGAAGTCCGACTCGGAGCGGAACGAAGGAGGCTCGCTTGAAACCTTGGAATCGGTTCCGTGCGGCCCTGATGGCGGTGGTGCTCTCGATGGGAGCACGAGTTGCGACGGCGCAGCAGGATCCCGCGTCGCCGGATCAGGGGGGAGCGGTCGCGGTGGGGGCGGAGACATGGTACACACAACCTTGGGTCTGGATCGTGCTTGGAGTCGCGCTCCTGCTCGTCATCCTGGCCCTCTCGAGTCGCGGGCGCGGGACGCGGGCCTGAGCGAGGTCGAGCCCATCCTCGTGGTGGACGACGACCCCGACTCCGCGGACAGCCTCGCCCTGCTCCTCTCCCACTGGGGGCACCGCGTCGCGGTCGCATACGACGGCCGCAGGGCCCTCGAGATCTATGATCGCGAGCGCCCGGGCCTCGTGCTCCTCGACGTCGCGCTCCCCGGTATGAGCGGGTACGAAGTGGCGGAGCGCATGAACCGCCACCCGCATCGCGCGCTCCTCGTCGCGCTGACCGGATACGAAGAGCTCCGCGGAGAGTCGGAGCTCGGCTTCGCCGCGCACTGGATCAAACCGGTCGATCTGACCGCCCTTCGCGGGCTCCTGCGGCGGCTCTGACCTGGCGGGCCGATCGCGTGGCATGGCCGCGCTCCCTGGCCTCGATCTTGCTCGCCCTCTTACGATGTACCTCCGCACGCGCGTTGGCGCGTTCGAGGTGCGGACAAACGACGCGCTCCGTTTGCGAGGGGAGGGTGGCCCGATGGAGTGGCTACTACTGATTTGCGCTGTAATTGTAACAATCGCGGTTGTCGTGATCGCCGTGTCGGTGGTCCGGCTCTCGCAGCGTCTCACACGCGTGAGCGAGGAGATGCAGCTCTGGCTGGTGCAGGTGCGCCAGGTCACGGGCGAGGCCCGGGAAGTGGTCTCGTCCCTGCGCGGCGTGGCCCAGCCGGTGCAGCGCGCAGTGGATCGCTTCGGGAAAGTGGGAGAACGCTTCGCCCAGCTCGGAGAGCGCACCGTCCGGATGTCCGCACTGTTGCTCGAGGAGGTCGAAGCGCCCGTTCGAAACGTCGTCGCGATCACGCGCGGCGTGAGGACGGGCACGGCGCAGTTCCTGGAACGGCTCACGAGCCGTTTCCGTCATGGTCGCCCCGCGACCGATGGAGGGATCCGATATGAATGAGTACCCGTACGGAAGCGACATGGGTCACGGCTCGTCGAACATGACCGGCTTCTTCATGGGAGCCTTGGTCGGAGCCGGCCTCGCGCTTCTCCTGGCTCCCGCGTCGGGCGGAGATGTGCGCCGGCGCCTCGTGGACACCGCTCGGCGCTTCGGCGACACCGCCCGCGAGAAGATGGACGAGGTCACGCATCACTCCGAGCAGGGACGAGGGAGCAGCGGCGGCCGCGAGTCGTACATGCAGGGACGTGAAGGCGGTGCCGGAGTCGGCGGCGCGACCGGCTCGAAGCCAGGCCAGCAGGGCGGACGACCGGGGACCCCCGGGCAGCCCACGTAGCGAAGACAGGAAACTCGGGCGCGACCCGTCGAGGGCGCGCCGTACCAGACAGCCCCCGCGAGGTCCTTCGGCGCCGTGCCTCGTGCACGGTCCGGAGGACTTCGACCGGGGGCGTTTCCTTGAGGAGCACGTCATGAAACCAAAAAACCATCACGAATCGCGAAATCCGCGGAACCGACTCCACCGAGTGGCTGGGCGCCTTCTAGGCGTGCTGGCGGCCGGCCTGCTCACTCTTGCCCCGAACCTCGCGGCGCAGACGCGTGTGACTCCGGGCTTCAACCTCTTCTCCCCCGAGCAGGACGTCCAGGTGGGGCGCCAGTCCGCCGCGCAAGTGGAGCGGCAGATCCCGCTGGTGCGCGACGCGAGGGCGACGGAGTACATCAACCGCATCGGACGGCGGCTCGCCGCGAACGCTCCGGGCCCGAAGTTCCCCTACACCTTCAAGGTGGCGAATCTCTCCGACGTGAACGCGTTCGCCCTGCCCGGCGGGCCCATCTACGTGCACCGCGGGCTCATCGAGCGGGTTCGGAGCGAGGGGGAGCTGGCGGGAGTGCTGGCGCACGAGATCGCGCACGTGGGGCTCCGGCATCCCACGAATCAGGCTTCCAAGGCGTACGTCGCGCAGGCCGGTCTGGGAATCATCGGAGCCCTCCTCGGGGACCGGGAAGCGTCCACGGGCACGCAGATCATGCAGGCGGTCGGAGGCCTCGGGCTCAACGCGATCTTCCTGCGCTATTCACGGAAAGCCGAGACCGAGGCGGACATCGCGGGGACGCAGATCCTGGCGCGGTCCGGCTACGATCCGATGGACATGGCCCGGTTCTTCCAGTACCTGAGGTCGCTCTCCGGAAGGGAGCCTTCACGGATCCAGAGGTTCTTCAGCGACCATCCGTCTCCGTCGGATCGCGAGGCGCGAATTCGCCAGGAGGTGGCGCTCCTCGGCTCGGCCCAGGCACGCGCGCCGGTCGGAGGGCTCGCCTCCGTCCAGTCCTCGCTGCGACGGCTTCCTCCGGCGCGCTCCCTCCAGGCCGCGACGGGGTCCGCGCTGCGCTGACTTCCAGCCTGAGCTAGAGGCCCGCTCCGAGGGTGTAGTCCGGCTCCCGATGGGCCGGCGAGGCGTCCGGCTTCGCCGGCGCGTCGGGGGAGGCCTTCCGATCGGGCCGGGGCCCGGCCCGGTCCGGGACCGCGGGCTTGCCAGAGGAGTTGGCTTCGGCCTCTCGCGGAACCTGGGTCGGATCCTGGGACGGAGCCTCCGGCTCCGCGGTCTTCGGCGGCTCCGCAGCCTTCCCTCCAGGGACGCTCGCCACCGTCCTGGGGCTCGCGATCGGCTCCCGGGCGGGGACGCCCTCGGGGACGCCGCGCAGGTCCAGATCCCGCTCGATCGACGGCGCGAGGAGCTGCATCACGGCGAGAGGCAGGGAACTCGTGAACTTGAACCGGTCCGCTTCGGGGCCGTTGACGAGGGCGGTGAGAACTCCGTAGTAGCGGTCCCCCAGGCAGAACGCGAACGTGGCGGTGCGGCTCACCGCGCGGGAGGCGATGAGGCGCCTCCCCCTGCCGAACGTCTCGTGACGGTTATCCCCGGTCCCCGTCTTGCCCGCGAGCCAGGCCGGTGCCCCGGTCGTCGAGTCGACGAACGTTCCCCGGAGCCGCATCGCGGTCCCCGAGTCGACGACACCCGCCAGCACCCGGCGCGCGACTCGCGCCACGGCGGGCTCCAGCACGATCTCCGAAGGCCGCGCGGGCGGCGGCTCGAACGAGGTCTCGTACGGAGTTCCCTGAGCGAAGGTCAGACGCCGCACCATGCGCACCTCGCCGCGAACGCCGTCGTTCATGAGGAGGCCCATGAGGTCGGCGAGCGCCGCCGGGCGGTCGCCCGAGCTGCCGATCGCCGTGGCGTACGACGGGACGAGGCTGCGGAACGGGAACCCGACGTGGCGCCAGTAGGGCGTCATCCGCGCGAAGGCGTCCCGCTCGATCTTCGCGCGGAGCCTGAGATCCTGCGCGCGCCGGTTCCGCGTCCGGAAGAGCCACCCCATCTCCTCGGGCGGGCCCTCCTCGTCGGCCACCTGGTGGAGCATCGTGAGCCGCTCCGGCGAGACGTCCCGGTCCAGCACGGCGCGCGTGTCGTACGGCAGGCGCGCGGCGTGATAGCGGACGAGATCGCGCATGAGACGGATGAAGACGAGGTTCGTCGAGCGGGCCGAGGCGTCCCGTAGCGTGAGCATGCGGCTGTCGTCGTCGGAATCGAAGTTCCGGAAGCTCATGAACCCGCCGCCGGTGTAGAAGAGTTCCCACGGGTTGGCCGAGTACTCGCGGTCGAGCGACCGCTCGAGAAGCTCCTCGCGGCCGATCCGCGGTTGGTCGAGCATCGTCTGAGCCGCCCACTCCGTGATCGGATCGCCTCCGTCCGCGGCGAGCGCGGCGAGCTCGAGAGGCTCGCGAGAGGAGAGCTCGTCGTGGAGCCTCGAGACGAGCTCCAGGTAATGGACGAGCGTCCGGAGCTTGGCCGTGCTTCCGAGCTCCATCTTCATTCCCTCGGTCATGTCGAACGGCTGGTTCGAGTTGTCCGCGTGCACGCGCACGACGTTCCCCTGAGGCGTCCGCTCGCAGAGCAGGAGGCTGTAGACCACCCTGGAAGGATCCCCGCGGCCCAGCAGGCGGTCGCCGCGCAGTCCCTTGGCGCTCACGAACGAGGTGTCGCCGAGCTGGCGGAAGAGGAGCGTGGCGTCGCGCTGGAGGCCCGGGAGCACCGTCGTCCCCACGTTGAGGTGGAGCCGGTCCAGCTCGTAGTAATCCTTGAGGTCGAGGAGGCTCACGAGGTCGTCACGGATCCGCTGCGCCCCGCGCCCTACCGCCACGGGCTTCACCCGGCTGCCGGGCTTCTTGGCGAACCGGAGCGGCTGTTTCCGCAGGGCTTCCGCGAGGTCCGGCTCGAGGATACCCTCGCGCGCCAGGAGGACCGTGTACGCGTTCACCCGGTCGTTCAGGGCGTCGCGATCGGCGATGAGATAGCGTGTGGGTCCGCGCACCGCGCAGAGGAGCGCCAGCATGGGCTTGACCGCCCGCGCCCGGGTGCGGAGCGACTTGCTCCGAAGCGCCCGGTAGGTCTTCTGCGGATCCAGGCCGAACCAGACCTGGAGCCCCTCCTCGAGGCCCGAGACCTCCCCGAAGCCGGGTGCGCCGGCGAGGGGCATCGTGTTCACGTAGTCCAGGATGATCCGCTTCCGGGCATCCGTCGTGACGGGACCGTCGCGGTACACCCGGAGGCTCGCGCTCAGCATCTGCCGCAGCTTGTCGACCCCCGAATCCGTCCGTCCGCCCGGAGAGTGGCGGTACTTCTCGAGCTGCACCGCGAGGGTGCTCCCTCCTTCGACGTCGAACGGGAGCCCCAGGCGGCTCGCCGTATAGAGAAGCACGGCCTTCCCGAACCGAGTCCAGTCGATCGCCGGATTCCGATACGGGTCCTCCGTCTGGCCCAGCTCCCGATTCTCGATGAAGAGGAGCGTGCGGACGACCACGGGAGGAATCTTCTCGAAGTCCTCGACCCCCCGCCAGGCTGCCGTGGCGTCGTACATGGCCGTCCCGTCGAATCCCTCGATCGTGAGGCCGGCGGCCGAGCTCTCCGCGTAGGGCGGAGGAATGCCGAGCTTGGTGGCGAGCGTGAGCGCCCGGGAGTGTCTCGCCTGGGCCACGAGGGAGTAGCCGCGCTCTTCGAGTTGATCCGCGAACGCCGGAATCCGGGAATAGCCTCGCCGGCGGTCCATCGGACCCGAGGCCGGGAAGACGATCCGGTCGCTCTTTCCGGGCTCGACCGCATAGTCCAGGGCGGACGCGATCTTGGAGAAGAGGCGTGCCTCGAGAGCCGCGGTGCGGAGCTCGTAGCCAGCTCCGATGGAAGCCACCGCGAGGAGCGCGTAGAGAGGCCAGCGTGGCTTCCTGTGTGCGTGCATGGGTGGTGAGATCCGCTCCTTCATCTACTTGGATGCTCCCAGGCCGTAAACGGCGATGGAACCATGTCCGGTTGGGCGTACGAAAACGCCCATCCGACGGGAAGTTTGTACAACGATCCAAGAACCCTGTTCCTGGCGCCGCGGTATCTCCTGCCGCCGCGAACCACCCAACCGGGTTCCACAGCGCCAGGTACGGCGGCTGCGGAACTTCCGGGCCCCCCACGAGCACAGCGCCCCCTCCATGCAAGAGCATGTTTCATGCATGGCGCGCGACCGCAGACCGTCGAGTCCGGGCACGGACCGCCAGGATGAAGGAGGAGAGCGCATGGAACGGGATCGTTCGAAGATGGGGGAGCCCACGAGGCGGACGGAAGAGCGGGGTCGCTGGAGAGACGCGGCCACGCGCGATCAGGAGAACGTGGAACGAGAGATGGGAGGCACCATGGACCGAGATCGGACGGAACGAGACCGCCTGGAGCGAGAGCGCCTGGAGCGCGACCGCCTGGAACGGGAGCGGATGGAGCGGGAGTCGCGAGGCGAGGTGACGGGACGCGGAACGGGCGGCGGCTCCTCCCTCGCCATGCGCGATCCCCTGCTCGCCTCCCATTTCGACTTCATGCGTCAGTTCATGCGGGAGATGAGCCGGATGTTCGAAGGGTGGCCGTTTTCCTCACGAGCGATGTTCTCTCCCGGGAGTTCCCCCGGGTACGGATCCACCGGGCAAGGGGCGGGATACGGGTACGGAGCCGCTCCGGGCGGGCAGGGCTCGCTGGCCGGCTGGCCTCCGATCGAGGTGGAGGAGCGCGATGGACGCATGGTGGTCCGGGCCGAGCTGCCGGGCATCGACATGCAGGACGTCCGGGTGCGTCTCGAAGGGAGCTATCTCGTGATCGAGGGGGACCGGCGCGACAACCGGGAGCGCAAGGGCGAAGGATTCTTCGAGAGCGAGTGGAGCTACGGCCGCTTCTCGCGCCGCATTCCCGTTCCTCCGGGCGTGACGCAGGAGATGGTCGGGGCGACCTGCGGGAACGGAGTGCTGGAGCTCACGATCGACGTCCCCACGCAGGATGTCCGGGAGATCCCGATCCGCGCCGGGCGGTCGGGAAGCGAGGAGGACTTCGACGAGCGCCGTCGCGAGCGGGGCCGGGACCGGGATCAGCCGGCTCGCACCCAGCACTGAGCAGAGGCCCGCGGGGCGGAAGGAGGGTGGCGGTGGGGAAGCGCACGGAGGCATGGAGTCCGGAGCAGGTCGTCGAATCGGGACGTGCGAGAGTTCTGATCCTGGTCGCCCATCCGGACGACGAGTGGCTGGGCGCGGGATCCCTCCTTCCCATCCTGCGCGACCGGTGGATCGTTCAGGTCACGGACGGAGCCCCGCGGGACCTGAAGGACGCGCGGCGTCTCGGGTTTCGGGCGCGGGCCGAGTACGCCCGCGCCCGGCGCCGCGAGGCGCTCGCCGCCCTTCGCCATGCCGGCATTCCCCGGACGCGCAGGATCGAGCTCGGATTCGCCGACCAGGAAGTCGTTCTGGGACTCAAGGACCTGGTCCGCCAGCTTCAAGCCATCCTGGAACGCCTCCGGCCCGACGTCGTCCTGACCCACTCGTACGAGGGCGGGCATCCCGATCACGACGCGATCTCGTTCGCCCTGGCGTTCGTGGCGCGCCGCATCGCGTGCGAGGGAGGCATCGCGCCGGAGCGGATCGAGATGGCGGGCTATCACTCGAGGGCGGACGGCGGAATGGAAGCGGGAGTGTTCCTCCACCCCAACCTGGCGGCGCGCACCCGCCCGGAGGAACGCGTCCGCCTTCTCACGGCTCGGGAGCGAGCGAGGAAGCGGAACGCGCTCCGGCAGTTCGCGTCCCAGCGCTCCATGATCGACCTCTTCCCGCTCGAGACGGAGCGCTTCCGACAGGCTCCTCCGTACGACTTTCGCAGGCCGCCCCATCCGGGGAGCCTGCTCTACGAGCGGCTCGCGCTCGGGCCCGGCGGGGACCGGTTCCGGCGAGAGGTCGAGAAGGTGCTCGCGATCGGACCCTCCTGGCGTGCCGCATGAACGCGCGCACCCTGACGGTGCTCCTGGTGGCGTATCCCTTCGCTCCGGTGAGTCGCGACGCGGTCGGAGGCGCCGAGCAGGTCGTCGCCGCGCTGGACCGTGAGCTCACGCGCGGGGGCCATCGGTCGATCGTCCTCGCGCCTCGCGGCTCCCGCGTGGACGGCACCCTGATCCCGTTCGACGTCCCCCGGAGCCTGGTGGACCAGGATCTCCGCGATCGGGTCTACGACCTGGTGCGGGAATCGATCGCGACGCTCGTCGAGGATCGCGCGATCGACGTGGTGCACTACCACGGATACGACTTCTGCCGGTATCTCCCCCCCGAAGGCGTGACGATGCTGGCCACGCTGCACCTGCCGATCGACCTGTATCATCCCGTGGTCTTCCGCCTCGGACGTCCCCGCACGTACCTTCACTGCGTGAGCCGCTCCCAGCGCGCCGCCTGTCCGGAGTGCGACCAGCTCCTTCCCGAGATTCCGAACGGAGTGCCCGTCGTGGAGCTGGACGGCCCGCCGGCGCGGAAGCGGTCCTTCGCCATATCTCTGGGGCGAATCTGCCCCGAGAAGAACGTGCACGCCGCACTCGACGCGGGAAGGCTCGCCGGAGTGCCCGTGCTGCTGGGAGGGAAGGTCTTCCCGTACGAGTCCCACCAGCGTTACTTCGACGACGAGGTGCGGCCGAGACTGGACCGCTTGCGTCGCTTCCTCGGGCCCCTCGGGTTCCGCGCGAAACGCCGCCTTCTCTCCGCGGCGCGCTGCCTTCTCGTGACGAGCGTTGCGGCGGAGACCTCGTGCCTCGTGGCGATGGAGGCGCTCGCGTGCGGAACGCCCGTCGTCGCGTTCCCAGCCGGAGCGCTCCCGGATCTGATCGAGCCGGGCGTCACGGGGTTCCTCGTGCGCGACGAGGTGGAGATGGCGGAGGCGATCCACGACGCGGCGGCGCTCGATCCCGAGGCATGCAGGCGGGCGGCAAGGGAGCGCTTCTCGCTCGACCGGATGTTCTCCGGCTACATGAGGGCGTACCTCGGCCTCGCGGCCGCGCGAAGCGCCTGATCCGGGGCGCGCTCGAGACCCCGGCGGCGCGATTCAACTTGCGTGTACCAAGCTTCCCTGATAGACGAGCGTCCATGGGTCCCATCGCGACGTTGTCGTCGCGCGGTTCCGGAGAAAGACGGCACGCTTGAGCCGGTCCC is part of the Candidatus Eisenbacteria bacterium genome and encodes:
- a CDS encoding DNA topoisomerase IB; the encoded protein is MTIVERLQARGIRRTGSPKSGFRYRLPGGGSPSSEDLERIRALKIPPAWTHVVIHPSRSAMVQAVGKDRAGRWQYLYHEAQTARREERKRERLLRFIEALPKARRAMRRDLALPGLPRPKVLAGILRILATCFLRPGSESYAAQNGSFGIATLRRGHVSVSGNRIRFDFPGKSGKRQTREITDRRLARLIRDLLRYPGEVFKFRSESGDLVDVRRQHINEYIKATMGERFSAKDFRTWAGSLLAACALAREGAVPGASPTERKRRIAAAIREVAHHLGNTPAVCRSSYVFPAVLRRFEEGRVIPHTLDSVAELAEGGRIRVERCEQALLRLLREAGSNRGAAKKRRAPVARRSHEPDRSLDPPESGRVAVSG
- a CDS encoding phosphatase PAP2 family protein gives rise to the protein MSRIDLLILRNPGASRFPAEDLRAALEKAVPPGTARHDAVLPNDEDRATFASREITRAVEAGCRRVVAIGGDGTVGLIAGAVVRSVPRGLSVSLGIVPAGTANVLARELGIPLGLEEAIAVAVGEGETIAIDAIEAGERFVFTQVGIGPDALMIRSTPREEQERRGRWAYVRAFLRLAFRYRPRRFTMIVDGTEFRARAWQVIAANAGSAASPPFQWGPGIDPTDRTIDLCVYDVRRARDYVVLFWRVLLGRHRRDASTRFFRIHEEATIDSDLPSLVQGDGEILGRTPIRLRVVPEALRVVVAGPVADTVPLADLPRGAGATVERQAAAAAVATEGATVTQDVRTMVATRYSRAWVLQGLLRHPVAALEAFDAALFLRANGMFLGPVFDRVLTTTSRLMHYGEGWALAVLAWMAIDFQEGLLVGLEALPVLWLTMLTVNFPLKKFFRRRRPFTAFVKARVLGPRPSDFSFPSGHSAAAFAGAFLLTSHAPALFPVFYFIATVVGLSRVYLGVHYPSDVVIGAAAGTALAALYRALLHAILALG
- a CDS encoding SDR family oxidoreductase — encoded protein: MPQKTQPKKKLRPPQAQRRRPGLERPMKPRPRAEEPEERGSGKLGGKAAVITGGDSGIGRAVAIAFAREGADVAIVYLDEHEDARETRELVERHGRRCLLFAGDVGEESFCRDVVERSVRELGRLDVLVNNAAEQHPRESIEEISEEQLTRTFRTNIFSYFFMTKAALPHLPEGGTIVNTTSVTAYRGSGHLLDYASTKGAIVAFTRSLSQSLADRGIRVNAVAPGPIWTPLIPSTFPPEKVAEFGSDVPMGRAGEPKDVAPSFVFLASRDSAYMSGQVLHPNGGEIVNG
- a CDS encoding response regulator; translated protein: MVDDDPDSADSLALLLSHWGHRVAVAYDGRRALEIYDRERPGLVLLDVALPGMSGYEVAERMNRHPHRALLVALTGYEELRGESELGFAAHWIKPVDLTALRGLLRRL
- a CDS encoding YtxH domain-containing protein, encoding MNEYPYGSDMGHGSSNMTGFFMGALVGAGLALLLAPASGGDVRRRLVDTARRFGDTAREKMDEVTHHSEQGRGSSGGRESYMQGREGGAGVGGATGSKPGQQGGRPGTPGQPT
- a CDS encoding M48 family metallopeptidase, yielding MLAAGLLTLAPNLAAQTRVTPGFNLFSPEQDVQVGRQSAAQVERQIPLVRDARATEYINRIGRRLAANAPGPKFPYTFKVANLSDVNAFALPGGPIYVHRGLIERVRSEGELAGVLAHEIAHVGLRHPTNQASKAYVAQAGLGIIGALLGDREASTGTQIMQAVGGLGLNAIFLRYSRKAETEADIAGTQILARSGYDPMDMARFFQYLRSLSGREPSRIQRFFSDHPSPSDREARIRQEVALLGSAQARAPVGGLASVQSSLRRLPPARSLQAATGSALR
- a CDS encoding transglycosylase domain-containing protein encodes the protein MHAHRKPRWPLYALLAVASIGAGYELRTAALEARLFSKIASALDYAVEPGKSDRIVFPASGPMDRRRGYSRIPAFADQLEERGYSLVAQARHSRALTLATKLGIPPPYAESSAAGLTIEGFDGTAMYDATAAWRGVEDFEKIPPVVVRTLLFIENRELGQTEDPYRNPAIDWTRFGKAVLLYTASRLGLPFDVEGGSTLAVQLEKYRHSPGGRTDSGVDKLRQMLSASLRVYRDGPVTTDARKRIILDYVNTMPLAGAPGFGEVSGLEEGLQVWFGLDPQKTYRALRSKSLRTRARAVKPMLALLCAVRGPTRYLIADRDALNDRVNAYTVLLAREGILEPDLAEALRKQPLRFAKKPGSRVKPVAVGRGAQRIRDDLVSLLDLKDYYELDRLHLNVGTTVLPGLQRDATLLFRQLGDTSFVSAKGLRGDRLLGRGDPSRVVYSLLLCERTPQGNVVRVHADNSNQPFDMTEGMKMELGSTAKLRTLVHYLELVSRLHDELSSREPLELAALAADGGDPITEWAAQTMLDQPRIGREELLERSLDREYSANPWELFYTGGGFMSFRNFDSDDDSRMLTLRDASARSTNLVFIRLMRDLVRYHAARLPYDTRAVLDRDVSPERLTMLHQVADEEGPPEEMGWLFRTRNRRAQDLRLRAKIERDAFARMTPYWRHVGFPFRSLVPSYATAIGSSGDRPAALADLMGLLMNDGVRGEVRMVRRLTFAQGTPYETSFEPPPARPSEIVLEPAVARVARRVLAGVVDSGTAMRLRGTFVDSTTGAPAWLAGKTGTGDNRHETFGRGRRLIASRAVSRTATFAFCLGDRYYGVLTALVNGPEADRFKFTSSLPLAVMQLLAPSIERDLDLRGVPEGVPAREPIASPRTVASVPGGKAAEPPKTAEPEAPSQDPTQVPREAEANSSGKPAVPDRAGPRPDRKASPDAPAKPDASPAHREPDYTLGAGL
- a CDS encoding Hsp20/alpha crystallin family protein → MERDRSKMGEPTRRTEERGRWRDAATRDQENVEREMGGTMDRDRTERDRLERERLERDRLERERMERESRGEVTGRGTGGGSSLAMRDPLLASHFDFMRQFMREMSRMFEGWPFSSRAMFSPGSSPGYGSTGQGAGYGYGAAPGGQGSLAGWPPIEVEERDGRMVVRAELPGIDMQDVRVRLEGSYLVIEGDRRDNRERKGEGFFESEWSYGRFSRRIPVPPGVTQEMVGATCGNGVLELTIDVPTQDVREIPIRAGRSGSEEDFDERRRERGRDRDQPARTQH
- a CDS encoding PIG-L family deacetylase — translated: MGKRTEAWSPEQVVESGRARVLILVAHPDDEWLGAGSLLPILRDRWIVQVTDGAPRDLKDARRLGFRARAEYARARRREALAALRHAGIPRTRRIELGFADQEVVLGLKDLVRQLQAILERLRPDVVLTHSYEGGHPDHDAISFALAFVARRIACEGGIAPERIEMAGYHSRADGGMEAGVFLHPNLAARTRPEERVRLLTARERARKRNALRQFASQRSMIDLFPLETERFRQAPPYDFRRPPHPGSLLYERLALGPGGDRFRREVEKVLAIGPSWRAA